The window AGGTGTGGCCGGACATGATACTTTTGGATCCCTTCAAAATAGGTTCCATCACGTGATCTTTGGCAAGCGTTGCCGCCATCGGCGTATATCCGGCGCTCATGCCTTTTCCTAGAGCTATCAGATCCGGTTCGACGCCATAGTGCTCCATACCGAACATAGCTCCTGTGCGGGCAATCCCCGTCATGACCTCATCGGCGATGAATAAGATCTCATTCCGCTCGCAAATCTCTTTGATCCTCGTGAAATATCCTTCGGGTGGTACAATAGCACCGCCTGCAGCTCCGATTATCGGCTCTGCAATAAATGCGGCGATATGTTCGGCGCCGATCCGCTTTATAGCGGTTTCCAAATCGTCCGCACACGCTAACTTGCAATCTGGATAGGTCTTGTTCAAAGGACATCGGTAGCAATAAGGGGGCACGACGACCGGAAAGTCCTCCAATAACGGAATAAATCGTCTTCTTCTAAGTACATGGCCTGACATCGAAAGAGCGCCCATCGTTATACCGTGATAGCTCATCCGTCTTGAAATCACTTTATTTTTACCTTGGCGCCCCTTCTCCTGCCAGTGTTGGATGGCAATCTTCATCGCCGTCTCCGTAGCTTCGGACCCGCTGTTCACAAAGAAAGCCCAGTAATCATTGCCTGGCGCCAAATCGCTCAGCTTCTTTGCCAGCTTTTCGGCTGGTTCACTTGTAAACTGAGAGCGGTAGACAAAAGAGACCTTGCCCGCTTGCTCCAGCATCGCATCGATGATTTCATGAACCCCGTGCCCGATTCCGGCTGTCACAGCACCCGAGGATGCATCTATATAGGCTTTGCCTTGATCATCGTACAAATAAACACCTTTTCCATATTGAATGGTGGGATAATGGTGGTCCAAAACCGGCTTGATTAAATGCTCCCGCTTCATTAAGCCCCCCCCTTTGTTAACCATCGCTACGGTTTTATTTGAGAAACATATTCTTAACCCGCGGAGCCTTCAACAGATCTTCATAGCGAAATGTAGTTCCAAGAGCAGACACATCATGCCAATAAAGTGTCTCTTCGATTTGCTGCGCGGTGCTCTCCAATACGTAAGTACGACAGTTGGAACATTCGATAGCGGGAACTTCCAAAATCTGAACTGCCACTCGCCCATCCGGCAAAACCCAGTAGCAATCTTTCACGCTTTCACGGATATCCTCCGTTTCACACCACATGCATTTCATACACTTCCTCCTTTATATTTGTTTAGAACATTCTTATCTCTACCTGATTACTATGCAAAATAGATGCCAACTTTTCGAAATAGGCATCCAGACTTCTATCAGGGTAAGTTTTCGCGGGAAAAGCCGCCAAATATTTTGCAGCTGCTATTTTTTTGGCAGCAAAATTAATAATT is drawn from Paenibacillus sp. V4I7 and contains these coding sequences:
- a CDS encoding aspartate aminotransferase family protein, yielding MKREHLIKPVLDHHYPTIQYGKGVYLYDDQGKAYIDASSGAVTAGIGHGVHEIIDAMLEQAGKVSFVYRSQFTSEPAEKLAKKLSDLAPGNDYWAFFVNSGSEATETAMKIAIQHWQEKGRQGKNKVISRRMSYHGITMGALSMSGHVLRRRRFIPLLEDFPVVVPPYCYRCPLNKTYPDCKLACADDLETAIKRIGAEHIAAFIAEPIIGAAGGAIVPPEGYFTRIKEICERNEILFIADEVMTGIARTGAMFGMEHYGVEPDLIALGKGMSAGYTPMAATLAKDHVMEPILKGSKSIMSGHTYSANPQSAAVSLAVLAYIEKHQLVRAAEIKGSYLLGKMRQMADQIETIGDVRGRGLLLAIEFVSDRTNKLPFPSGLGVTSRIVEVAFQKGLLVYPAAGAVDGVGDAIIVAPPFVITEEEIDQLVRILDESIREVMAEVTRSVLEEI
- a CDS encoding YokU family protein — encoded protein: MKCMWCETEDIRESVKDCYWVLPDGRVAVQILEVPAIECSNCRTYVLESTAQQIEETLYWHDVSALGTTFRYEDLLKAPRVKNMFLK